In one window of Methanolobus mangrovi DNA:
- a CDS encoding flavodoxin family protein — MGLKALFLNCTLKRSPDVSNTRALIDKAVRLFEELGVESEVIRVADYNVKFGVTSDEGDGDEWPLILEKVKACDILVIGSPIWFGVRSSVTQMVFERLDGTYGEGDPETGQFPLYGKVGGVVITGNEDGAHDVAANTLFNLTHLGCTVPPNVDSYWVGDAGPGPSYIAAGGEKHLYTNKTVRYMVHNLAFFAKLLKDNPIPTNINKLYEDALRESE, encoded by the coding sequence ATGGGGTTAAAAGCATTATTTCTGAATTGTACGCTGAAACGTTCTCCTGATGTATCAAACACTAGGGCTCTGATCGATAAAGCTGTCAGGCTTTTTGAAGAGTTAGGCGTTGAAAGTGAAGTTATCAGGGTTGCCGATTATAATGTAAAGTTTGGTGTTACGTCTGATGAAGGGGATGGTGACGAATGGCCGTTAATACTGGAGAAGGTCAAAGCATGCGATATCCTTGTTATAGGTTCTCCTATATGGTTCGGTGTCCGATCATCTGTGACACAGATGGTGTTTGAGAGACTTGATGGTACCTATGGGGAAGGTGATCCTGAAACCGGCCAGTTCCCGCTTTACGGTAAAGTAGGTGGTGTGGTTATAACCGGTAATGAGGATGGAGCACATGATGTTGCTGCCAATACCTTATTCAACCTGACACATCTGGGGTGTACCGTACCACCTAATGTTGACAGTTATTGGGTAGGTGATGCTGGTCCGGGTCCAAGCTATATTGCTGCTGGTGGGGAGAAACATCTCTACACTAACAAGACAGTGCGATATATGGTGCATAATCTTGCTTTCTTTGCAAAATTATTGAAGGACAATCCTATTCCTACAAATATAAATAAATTATATGAGGATGCACTCAGGGAAAGTGAATAG
- the purL gene encoding phosphoribosylformylglycinamidine synthase subunit PurL, with protein MLPEDDLKIITEKMGREPNLVEQGCFLNLWSEHCSYRSSAPLLKTFTTTGDKVIIGPGDDAAIISFGNGWVLAIGMESHNHPSYVDPYNGSATGVGGIVRDIISMGARPIALMDPLYFGPLDNPKNLYLFEHIIEGIAGYGNCIGVPVVRGEAFFDKSYSGNPLVNVVAVGLAREKDIVTACAQKAGNKLVLMGSTTGRDGLGGASFASRDLSEDSEAEDRPSIQIGDPFTEKLVIEATLEAIGKGYVKSCRDLGAAGLAGASSEMASKGNLGMRIISDNVILRETGMTPYEILIAESQERMLLEVEPENVDAVLDIAKKYDLNASMIGELTEAMNYTVEFKGEVVADIPIKELTEGAPTFERPSKAPAPREIGVKPEMPADLKQTVLDIMSSHNVASKRWIYRQYDHEVQVRTVTKPGDDAGILRIEGNEGIALSCGCNPRHTLLDPYAGGKGTVIENAMNLAVKGARGIAIVDCLNFGNPERPDIYWQFKQAILGLGDAARDLTIPVVGGNVSLYNESGEFKTAIAPTPSIGLVGHIEDVSMAPAGVFTTEGDTIILVGTTGDELGGSEYYNIIGKEKDGKAPQPPENTTKVIDTLIDLGKSGKLTASHDVSLGGIAASICEMCEKYGADIDLSNAGDDLRADDILFSESYARALVATSEPDVVAEMLKDVPHIVIGTVGGNTLNIQIGDSKVQLTLDEIKEARDSLMTLMME; from the coding sequence ATGTTACCTGAAGATGACTTAAAGATCATAACAGAGAAGATGGGAAGGGAACCAAACCTCGTAGAACAGGGTTGTTTTCTGAACCTGTGGAGCGAGCACTGCTCATATCGCTCAAGTGCACCACTGCTTAAGACATTTACAACTACCGGAGACAAGGTCATTATAGGTCCCGGCGACGATGCAGCCATCATCAGTTTTGGAAACGGATGGGTACTTGCAATTGGAATGGAGAGTCACAACCACCCCTCATATGTAGACCCATATAATGGTTCAGCCACAGGTGTCGGAGGCATTGTCCGTGATATAATATCCATGGGGGCAAGGCCAATAGCACTTATGGACCCACTCTACTTCGGACCGCTTGACAACCCGAAGAACCTCTACCTTTTTGAACACATCATCGAGGGAATTGCAGGATACGGCAACTGTATCGGTGTGCCGGTAGTACGTGGTGAAGCATTCTTTGACAAGTCATACAGTGGAAACCCCCTGGTGAACGTTGTTGCAGTAGGCCTTGCACGTGAGAAGGATATCGTGACCGCCTGCGCACAAAAGGCAGGTAACAAGCTTGTACTGATGGGATCCACTACCGGAAGGGATGGACTTGGAGGAGCATCTTTTGCATCAAGAGACCTTTCCGAAGATTCCGAAGCAGAAGACAGGCCAAGTATCCAGATAGGAGACCCATTCACTGAGAAACTTGTGATAGAAGCAACGCTGGAAGCTATTGGAAAAGGATACGTGAAATCATGCAGAGACCTTGGAGCAGCAGGACTTGCAGGTGCAAGTTCAGAAATGGCATCCAAAGGAAATCTGGGAATGAGAATCATATCAGATAATGTGATCCTGCGTGAAACCGGCATGACACCTTATGAGATACTTATTGCAGAATCACAGGAACGTATGCTACTTGAAGTCGAACCTGAAAATGTAGATGCAGTACTGGATATCGCAAAGAAGTACGACCTCAATGCCAGCATGATAGGCGAACTTACCGAAGCTATGAACTACACCGTTGAGTTCAAGGGAGAGGTAGTCGCGGATATACCAATCAAAGAATTGACAGAGGGAGCACCAACTTTCGAGCGTCCTTCAAAAGCTCCGGCACCCCGTGAAATTGGAGTAAAACCGGAAATGCCGGCTGACCTGAAACAGACCGTGCTTGATATAATGTCCTCACATAACGTAGCATCAAAGAGATGGATATACAGACAATACGACCACGAAGTACAGGTACGCACAGTCACAAAACCCGGAGATGACGCTGGAATACTGCGCATTGAGGGCAATGAGGGAATAGCACTTTCATGCGGCTGCAACCCCAGACACACATTACTCGACCCGTATGCCGGCGGAAAAGGAACAGTCATCGAAAATGCCATGAACCTTGCAGTTAAGGGCGCACGTGGAATCGCTATTGTGGATTGCCTGAACTTCGGAAACCCTGAAAGACCGGACATATACTGGCAGTTCAAGCAGGCTATCCTGGGACTTGGAGATGCAGCAAGAGATCTTACAATACCAGTAGTTGGTGGAAATGTATCTCTCTACAATGAGAGTGGTGAATTCAAGACAGCGATCGCACCAACCCCATCCATCGGACTTGTAGGTCACATTGAAGATGTGAGCATGGCACCTGCCGGAGTATTCACAACAGAAGGTGACACCATAATCCTCGTAGGAACAACAGGTGACGAACTCGGTGGTTCTGAATACTACAACATCATTGGAAAGGAAAAGGACGGTAAAGCCCCACAGCCACCTGAGAACACTACAAAGGTCATCGACACCCTCATAGACCTTGGAAAAAGCGGAAAGCTCACAGCATCACACGATGTATCACTTGGAGGGATTGCAGCTTCAATTTGTGAAATGTGTGAAAAATACGGTGCTGATATTGATTTGAGCAACGCAGGAGATGACCTCAGAGCAGATGATATCCTGTTCTCCGAATCCTATGCCAGGGCACTGGTAGCTACATCAGAACCTGATGTTGTTGCAGAGATGCTAAAAGACGTTCCACATATAGTAATAGGAACTGTTGGCGGAAACACATTGAATATCCAGATTGGAGATTCAAAGGTACAACTGACCCTTGATGAGATCAAAGAAGCAAGGGACAGCCTCATGACATTGATGATGGAATAA
- a CDS encoding TRAM domain-containing protein, whose product MFNNNDRESTAPVEVGETYEVTIEDIAREGDGIARVEGFVIFVPQTQVGDTVNIKITRVLRKFAFGEKEE is encoded by the coding sequence TTGTTTAATAACAATGACAGAGAATCAACAGCCCCTGTAGAGGTTGGAGAGACCTACGAAGTAACGATTGAAGATATCGCAAGAGAAGGAGATGGCATTGCCAGAGTAGAAGGATTTGTAATCTTTGTACCTCAGACTCAGGTCGGCGATACCGTAAACATCAAGATCACAAGAGTATTGCGTAAATTTGCTTTTGGAGAAAAGGAAGAATAA
- a CDS encoding DUF192 domain-containing protein, with product MILISNGKEVATDVVFACSLFKQTKGLMFSKRIPDNYALIFVMKKAQKVSLHMLFVNYPIDAIFLDEQKRVIKKDSLRPWIGTCSCKAKVKYIIETSHGKSDRMGIDIGDKFEFENQCQ from the coding sequence ATGATATTAATATCTAATGGTAAAGAAGTCGCAACAGACGTTGTTTTTGCATGTAGCCTGTTTAAGCAAACAAAAGGGCTCATGTTCAGCAAGAGGATACCTGATAATTATGCCCTCATATTTGTTATGAAGAAAGCACAGAAAGTGTCATTACACATGCTTTTTGTCAATTACCCCATTGATGCTATTTTTCTTGACGAACAGAAAAGAGTAATAAAGAAGGACAGCCTGCGGCCATGGATAGGCACATGTTCCTGTAAGGCAAAAGTAAAATATATAATAGAAACCTCCCACGGCAAATCAGATAGAATGGGAATAGATATCGGGGACAAATTTGAATTTGAGAATCAATGTCAGTAA